One window of Catonella massiliensis genomic DNA carries:
- a CDS encoding ABC transporter ATP-binding protein, with product MGKYAIEVENVGMKFNMSSEKVDDLKDYVIKLLKRQLNYKEFWALKDISFNIEKGDRVGLVGLNGAGKSTLLKVISGVLKPTEGKVKISGNIAPLLELGAGFNKQYTGTENIFLYGAMLGHSKAFLTEKYNEIVKFSELGEFIDVPVKNYSSGMKSRLGFAIATIVEPDILVLDEVLSVGDAKFRKKSTNKIKSMIENNVTVLFVSHSIDQVLDLCNKAILLDKGHLVAYGSAQEIADLYQQRLEDK from the coding sequence ATGGGCAAATACGCAATTGAAGTAGAAAATGTCGGAATGAAGTTTAATATGAGCTCCGAAAAGGTGGATGATCTTAAGGACTATGTGATTAAGCTGCTTAAAAGGCAGCTAAACTACAAGGAGTTCTGGGCACTCAAGGATATTTCTTTTAATATTGAAAAGGGTGACAGGGTTGGCCTTGTAGGACTAAATGGTGCCGGGAAAAGTACTCTTCTTAAGGTTATCTCAGGAGTACTTAAGCCGACAGAGGGAAAAGTTAAGATATCGGGTAATATTGCACCTCTTTTGGAGCTGGGTGCCGGGTTTAATAAACAGTATACGGGCACAGAGAATATATTTCTTTATGGTGCTATGCTTGGACATTCTAAGGCTTTTTTAACTGAAAAGTATAATGAGATTGTTAAGTTTTCAGAGCTTGGAGAATTCATTGATGTACCCGTTAAGAACTATTCCTCAGGTATGAAATCAAGGCTTGGATTTGCAATAGCAACTATTGTAGAGCCTGATATTCTGGTACTTGATGAGGTTCTCTCTGTTGGTGATGCCAAGTTTAGAAAAAAGAGTACCAATAAAATCAAGTCGATGATTGAAAACAATGTTACGGTACTTTTTGTATCGCATTCTATAGATCAGGTATTAGATCTTTGCAACAAGGCTATACTCCTTGATAAGGGGCACCTTGTGGCATATGGAAGCGCACAGGAGATAGCTGATCTTTATCAGCAAAGACTCGAAGATAAATAA
- the sdaAA gene encoding L-serine ammonia-lyase, iron-sulfur-dependent, subunit alpha encodes MYDSLEEIVSVCEKENISFPDLIIREDAADADITIEEEIGKMRVMWQAILDGARNYDPKLKSRSGLVGGDGYKMQAYRESNTTICGDYMGRVIQAAIETSESNACMKRIVAAPTAGSCGVLPAVLVPFYDEYKVSDDEMVKALFVAAGVGEVVARRASISGAEGGCQAEMGTAAAMGAAALVYLKGGSPMQMITASGMAIQNLLGLVCDPVAGLVEVPCVKRNVIGAVNACSAADVALAGISVRIPPDQIIDAMKDVGDSLNSRFKETARGGLAITPEGIKIRELVK; translated from the coding sequence ATGTATGATTCTTTAGAAGAAATTGTATCTGTCTGCGAAAAAGAAAATATTTCTTTTCCGGACTTAATTATAAGGGAAGATGCCGCAGATGCAGATATTACCATAGAGGAAGAAATAGGAAAGATGCGGGTAATGTGGCAGGCAATATTAGACGGAGCCAGGAACTATGATCCTAAGCTTAAGTCAAGGAGTGGACTTGTGGGCGGCGATGGATATAAGATGCAGGCCTATAGGGAGAGCAACACCACAATCTGCGGGGACTATATGGGAAGGGTTATACAGGCTGCGATAGAGACCTCAGAGTCCAATGCCTGTATGAAGAGGATAGTGGCTGCGCCTACAGCAGGCTCTTGTGGTGTACTTCCGGCTGTGTTGGTACCTTTTTATGATGAATATAAGGTGTCTGACGATGAGATGGTAAAGGCACTATTTGTGGCGGCAGGCGTAGGAGAGGTTGTTGCAAGAAGGGCTTCTATATCAGGTGCAGAAGGAGGATGTCAGGCTGAGATGGGTACTGCGGCAGCCATGGGAGCAGCAGCCCTCGTGTACCTCAAGGGTGGAAGTCCTATGCAGATGATAACTGCTTCGGGGATGGCCATTCAGAACCTTCTTGGTCTTGTATGTGATCCTGTTGCAGGACTTGTAGAGGTACCTTGTGTGAAAAGAAATGTAATAGGTGCTGTGAATGCCTGTTCTGCTGCTGATGTAGCACTTGCAGGTATTAGTGTTAGGATTCCACCTGATCAGATTATAGATGCAATGAAGGACGTTGGTGACAGCCTTAACTCCAGATTCAAGGAAACCGCCAGAGGAGGGCTTGCAATTACACCTGAAGGCATTAAAATAAGGGAGCTGGTTAAGTAG
- a CDS encoding ABC transporter permease yields MLRVIKNFKKFRFLLLELVKKDIKLKYRRSYLGILWTLLEPLLTMIVLTVVFSGFYGKSDRSFPIYVLSGRLLYSFFSSGTKAACKSIRSNASIIKKVYVPKYIYPFASIIANYLIFMISLTVLVVVSLVLGVYPTKHIFAAIIPLITLLFMTIGVGMVLATMAVFFRDLEYLWDVMLMLIMYSSAIFYNPAKVIKNGYGWIITYNPVYACIANFRNAIYGSSIDRWSLYYSVGVAAISVVVGLFVFYKKQDEFILNI; encoded by the coding sequence GTGCTTAGAGTAATAAAGAATTTTAAAAAGTTCAGATTTTTACTGCTTGAACTTGTGAAGAAGGATATCAAGCTAAAATACAGACGTTCTTATCTTGGTATATTGTGGACTCTGCTTGAGCCACTTTTAACCATGATAGTTTTAACTGTCGTGTTTTCCGGGTTTTATGGCAAGAGTGACAGGTCATTCCCTATATATGTCCTTTCAGGAAGGCTTTTGTACAGCTTTTTCTCATCAGGTACAAAGGCGGCCTGCAAGTCAATCAGGAGTAATGCATCCATTATCAAGAAGGTGTATGTACCCAAATACATATATCCATTTGCTTCAATCATAGCCAACTATCTGATATTTATGATATCGCTTACTGTACTGGTGGTTGTTTCACTGGTTTTAGGTGTATATCCTACAAAACATATATTTGCTGCAATCATACCTCTCATAACACTTTTGTTTATGACAATAGGTGTGGGTATGGTGCTTGCTACCATGGCTGTATTTTTCAGGGACCTGGAGTATCTGTGGGATGTAATGCTAATGCTTATAATGTATTCATCAGCTATCTTCTATAACCCTGCGAAGGTTATTAAGAATGGTTACGGCTGGATTATTACATATAACCCTGTATACGCCTGCATAGCCAACTTTAGAAATGCGATTTATGGCAGCAGCATCGACAGATGGAGCCTTTATTATTCGGTAGGAGTCGCAGCTATAAGTGTGGTTGTTGGTCTTTTTGTATTCTACAAAAAGCAGGATGAGTTTATCTTAAATATTTAA
- a CDS encoding CdaR family protein: MKKLFTENIGLKLGSIAIAIILWVLVVYTYDPAATTTFTIGVDIINGDSIASLGKVYEVVEGDTITIKVKANASLIKNLKASDFKATADVSKLSPTDHANIDVVCTKSDNVEITIIGSAKLLEVKLEDRVTKQFSVTVEKSGNAMEGYFVGDAVAKPNLITVSGGKNSIEKIASVKVVADINGAGSSFNVKGVPKAYDSDGNEITTGSLTFSDNPVSVAVKVYKTKRISVIVEASGEPYKGYSVQDIDYEPKSVLVAGDKNLLSRISSIRVPLDVEGKITDVEESISLSDFLESGIYLVDKDVTINAKCNIVRLGTKELEVLPTDISLNNKSDKFNYEFVNTEKLVVTLSGLSDKIKDIGVSDIAPYIDLSNTKEAGNYSYILKFRDIDGVKVETSNAVTIRVTDISGGASENTGEDANDEASGAAIESDDKKSETKESKESKGSKEGESSSVTNEEGKNHE, translated from the coding sequence ATGAAGAAGTTGTTTACAGAAAATATAGGACTTAAGCTTGGCTCTATTGCCATAGCCATTATCCTATGGGTTTTGGTCGTATACACATATGATCCCGCTGCAACTACGACATTTACCATAGGAGTAGACATTATTAACGGGGACTCCATAGCATCTTTGGGAAAGGTATATGAAGTCGTTGAAGGTGACACGATTACCATAAAGGTGAAAGCGAACGCAAGCCTTATAAAGAACCTTAAGGCATCTGATTTTAAGGCTACTGCCGATGTATCTAAGCTCTCACCTACAGACCATGCCAACATAGATGTCGTATGTACTAAGTCGGACAATGTTGAGATAACCATCATAGGCAGTGCAAAGCTACTTGAAGTTAAGCTTGAAGACCGTGTAACCAAGCAGTTTTCAGTTACGGTTGAAAAGTCAGGAAATGCGATGGAGGGCTACTTTGTAGGGGATGCCGTCGCCAAGCCTAATCTCATAACAGTAAGCGGAGGTAAGAACTCTATAGAAAAAATTGCATCAGTTAAGGTGGTTGCTGACATAAATGGTGCTGGAAGTTCGTTTAATGTTAAGGGTGTTCCTAAGGCCTATGATTCTGACGGCAACGAAATAACTACAGGAAGCCTAACGTTTTCTGATAATCCTGTAAGTGTTGCAGTAAAGGTGTATAAGACTAAGAGGATTAGTGTGATTGTGGAAGCGAGCGGAGAACCATATAAGGGATATTCTGTTCAGGATATTGACTATGAGCCAAAGTCTGTATTGGTCGCAGGTGATAAGAATCTGCTCTCAAGGATTTCAAGTATTAGAGTGCCTCTTGATGTTGAAGGAAAGATAACGGATGTAGAGGAATCTATTAGTCTTTCTGACTTTTTGGAAAGCGGCATATACCTTGTTGACAAGGATGTAACCATCAATGCTAAGTGCAATATAGTAAGGCTTGGAACTAAAGAACTTGAAGTATTGCCAACAGATATTAGTCTTAACAATAAATCAGACAAATTTAATTATGAATTCGTTAATACAGAGAAGTTAGTTGTTACCTTGAGTGGCCTTTCTGATAAAATAAAAGATATTGGAGTTTCAGACATAGCTCCGTATATTGATTTATCCAATACAAAGGAAGCGGGTAATTACTCTTACATACTCAAGTTTAGAGACATTGACGGTGTAAAAGTGGAGACATCTAATGCTGTTACCATAAGGGTAACCGATATTAGTGGAGGAGCATCGGAAAATACAGGGGAAGATGCAAATGATGAAGCCAGCGGTGCCGCCATTGAATCAGATGACAAAAAGAGTGAGACAAAAGAATCAAAAGAATCAAAGGGGTCAAAAGAAGGAGAGTCATCTTCTGTAACGAATGAAGAAGGAAAGAACCATGAATAA
- a CDS encoding S1C family serine protease — MEEKKDNGTTKGLLILIVVFFMIIAGMVGFGLSGYSEFNILQSPDTGVSDKSNTDEEKPVKINEDKGDKEEHQDRKENVKLPKTETDSKLAAVRTSDLSDVVEKVMPSLVAITTEGEESIVSWFGEQTRKTQDMGSGVIVDKDQRSLYIITNNHVIDGARKLVVAFEDGSTAKGEVKGTAAYTDLALVEVKLDSLAKKTLDRIKVAELGDSNGIKVGQMVMAIGNALGYGQSLTVGYVSAKDRVVNINDITMKLIQTDAAINPGNSGGALLNLNGEVVGINSAKFSDRAVEGMGYAIPMATVKPLINELKTKKNITDTERGYLGIYYREIDDASHEAFNMPYGLYITDVADNGGAKKAGLIKGDIIVAVNDNETLKSDTINSIILGKKKGEKVKVTFCRYENGEYVKKDVNVTLAERPKTNN, encoded by the coding sequence ATGGAAGAGAAAAAGGATAATGGCACAACAAAGGGGCTTCTTATACTCATTGTTGTTTTTTTCATGATTATTGCAGGCATGGTAGGATTTGGATTGTCCGGATATAGTGAGTTTAATATATTGCAGAGCCCGGATACAGGTGTAAGTGACAAATCTAATACGGATGAAGAAAAACCTGTAAAGATCAACGAGGATAAAGGGGATAAAGAAGAACATCAGGACAGAAAAGAAAATGTAAAGCTTCCTAAAACGGAGACTGATTCAAAGCTTGCAGCTGTCAGGACTTCTGACTTGTCGGATGTAGTAGAGAAAGTAATGCCTTCTCTTGTTGCCATAACTACTGAAGGTGAAGAGAGCATAGTAAGTTGGTTCGGGGAGCAGACAAGAAAAACTCAGGATATGGGCTCTGGCGTGATAGTAGATAAGGACCAAAGGAGCTTATATATCATAACCAATAACCATGTTATAGACGGGGCTAGAAAGCTTGTTGTGGCTTTCGAGGATGGAAGCACTGCAAAGGGAGAAGTAAAAGGAACTGCGGCATATACAGATCTTGCCCTCGTGGAAGTAAAGCTTGACAGTCTTGCTAAGAAGACTCTTGACAGAATAAAGGTAGCAGAGCTGGGTGATTCGAACGGAATAAAAGTAGGTCAGATGGTTATGGCAATAGGCAACGCACTAGGTTACGGTCAGTCGCTTACTGTAGGCTATGTGAGTGCCAAAGACAGGGTAGTAAACATAAATGATATAACAATGAAGCTCATACAGACTGATGCAGCCATCAATCCCGGCAATTCAGGAGGAGCTTTATTAAACCTTAACGGCGAAGTCGTAGGAATCAACTCCGCCAAATTCTCAGACAGGGCTGTAGAAGGAATGGGCTATGCTATACCTATGGCAACTGTAAAACCACTAATAAATGAGCTTAAAACCAAGAAAAATATCACAGACACCGAAAGAGGATATCTTGGCATATATTACAGAGAAATAGATGATGCTTCACACGAAGCCTTCAATATGCCTTACGGACTCTATATTACAGATGTTGCAGACAATGGAGGAGCAAAGAAAGCAGGTCTTATCAAGGGAGATATAATTGTGGCAGTAAATGACAATGAAACCTTGAAATCTGATACCATTAACTCTATAATCTTAGGTAAGAAAAAAGGCGAAAAGGTCAAGGTAACATTTTGCAGATATGAAAATGGGGAATATGTCAAAAAAGATGTTAATGTAACGCTTGCCGAAAGACCGAAAACAAATAATTAG
- a CDS encoding CDP-glycerol glycerophosphotransferase family protein: protein MMKIKELSYALFAFNYKFGSILPIKKNFVFSIMTHDESPSGNIRTLTKYLSKVGKYSFYYVAKEERRAYFHLLFVLPFVMSRAEIILMDNAFMPMSFFKVRKETKVLQLWHGTGSIKKFGQDSNTGRLRELERRHNANIDCLFVNSSGLVREYAGAFGVPESKVYATGLPRTDWLLTLLSDKNRAKKIRDIREKIEKFMVGSLKDKKIILYAPTFRDNETDAPKLHMNVSKLAETLSCDYLIFLKLHPFVSRAFKGSDLPARVINISDYKDLNELMVVSDGLITDYSSIIFDYVVLDKPMYFFADDILDFETNGRGFYLDYRNELPGILPSDETELGRIIVNDIEGSESNETRLSRRLFLDKYYDWLDGKSAMRVYEEAIKKK from the coding sequence ATGATGAAAATAAAAGAATTAAGCTATGCCTTGTTTGCGTTTAACTACAAGTTTGGTTCGATTCTTCCCATCAAAAAGAATTTTGTGTTCTCCATAATGACACATGATGAATCTCCAAGCGGAAATATCAGGACTCTTACCAAGTATCTAAGCAAGGTGGGTAAATATAGCTTTTACTACGTGGCTAAGGAAGAGAGGAGAGCTTATTTTCATCTCCTTTTTGTACTGCCGTTTGTAATGAGTAGAGCAGAGATTATCCTTATGGACAACGCATTTATGCCTATGTCCTTCTTTAAGGTGAGAAAGGAAACAAAGGTGCTTCAGCTCTGGCATGGAACAGGAAGCATCAAAAAGTTCGGACAGGACAGCAATACAGGGAGATTAAGGGAATTAGAAAGAAGACATAACGCAAACATTGACTGTCTCTTTGTTAATTCATCCGGGCTTGTACGTGAATATGCCGGAGCTTTTGGCGTACCGGAATCAAAAGTATACGCTACAGGGCTTCCAAGAACTGATTGGCTCCTGACACTTTTGTCTGATAAAAACAGGGCTAAAAAAATCCGGGACATAAGAGAAAAGATAGAAAAATTTATGGTGGGCAGCTTGAAGGACAAAAAGATAATCCTATATGCGCCAACCTTTAGGGACAATGAAACGGATGCTCCAAAGCTCCATATGAATGTATCAAAGCTTGCAGAGACGCTTTCTTGCGATTATCTTATATTTCTTAAGCTTCATCCTTTTGTGAGCAGGGCATTTAAGGGGAGTGATTTACCCGCCAGGGTAATAAATATATCAGACTATAAGGACTTAAATGAACTTATGGTTGTCTCTGATGGGTTAATAACAGATTATTCATCTATTATTTTTGACTATGTTGTACTTGATAAGCCGATGTATTTTTTTGCTGATGATATACTTGATTTTGAAACGAATGGGAGAGGTTTTTACCTTGACTATAGAAATGAGCTTCCAGGTATTTTGCCTTCTGATGAGACCGAACTTGGAAGGATAATTGTAAATGATATAGAGGGAAGCGAAAGCAATGAGACCAGGCTTAGTAGAAGGTTGTTTCTTGATAAATACTATGATTGGTTAGATGGTAAGTCTGCGATGAGAGTGTATGAGGAGGCAATTAAAAAGAAGTAA
- a CDS encoding undecaprenyl-phosphate glucose phosphotransferase produces the protein MIRENQKVLNRVYLLCDILIIIISFVYAWLIKFEVFPPEHTMWWPLVHYMKFLIYLIPIYLVIYSFSGVYTPMRQIRLRFEMWNFFKANTIAILTFPVLLYVLKESDISRSFITIFYGVNVFFGWTFRFFLRKLLHAARRKGLNQKHMLIVGYSSAAESYIDRLISNPQWGYTIFGILDDDKQEGSKYRNIKVLGAISDLEEICASHTLDEIAITLRLRDYHKLEHIVAVCEKSGVHTQFVPDYNNVIPTTAHTEDIDGLPVINIRNVPLSNSFNKFIKRVVDIFGAVCMLIVFGIPMLIVSILVKLTSPGPLIFKQVRVGLHNKEFNMYKFRSMKIQDAGAEKKAWTTKNDPRVTSIGSFIRKTSIDELPQVFNVLKGDMSLVGPRPERPFFVEKFQEEIPRYNVKHQVRPGITGWAQVNGFRGDTSIRKRIDCDLYYIENWTLGLDFKILFLTFFKGFINKNAY, from the coding sequence ATGATTAGAGAAAATCAAAAAGTACTTAACAGGGTATATTTACTCTGCGACATACTGATAATAATAATATCCTTTGTATATGCCTGGCTTATAAAGTTTGAAGTATTTCCACCTGAACATACCATGTGGTGGCCTTTAGTCCACTATATGAAATTTTTAATCTACCTGATACCTATCTACCTTGTAATATACTCATTTTCAGGAGTCTACACACCTATGAGGCAGATTAGATTAAGGTTTGAGATGTGGAACTTCTTTAAGGCTAATACCATAGCCATTCTTACTTTTCCTGTACTCCTGTATGTACTTAAGGAAAGTGATATTTCGCGTTCTTTCATTACTATATTTTATGGTGTAAATGTATTCTTTGGCTGGACCTTTCGTTTCTTTTTAAGAAAACTGCTTCATGCAGCGAGAAGAAAGGGCCTTAACCAGAAACATATGTTGATTGTTGGCTATAGTTCTGCAGCAGAAAGCTATATTGACAGGCTTATTTCCAATCCACAATGGGGATATACTATATTTGGAATTCTGGACGATGACAAGCAGGAGGGCTCAAAGTACCGCAATATAAAAGTTCTTGGAGCCATTTCGGACCTGGAAGAAATATGTGCTTCACACACCCTTGATGAAATTGCCATTACACTTAGACTTCGTGACTATCATAAGCTTGAACATATCGTGGCAGTATGCGAAAAAAGCGGGGTACACACTCAGTTTGTACCTGATTATAACAACGTTATTCCTACTACTGCACATACTGAGGATATAGATGGTCTTCCCGTAATCAATATCAGGAATGTGCCTCTTAGCAACTCATTTAACAAATTTATCAAGAGGGTTGTTGATATATTCGGGGCAGTATGCATGCTTATTGTATTTGGTATACCAATGCTTATTGTAAGCATACTTGTTAAGCTTACCTCGCCCGGCCCTCTTATCTTCAAGCAGGTAAGAGTAGGCCTGCACAACAAAGAGTTTAACATGTACAAGTTCCGCTCTATGAAGATACAGGACGCAGGAGCCGAAAAGAAGGCATGGACTACCAAAAATGATCCAAGGGTAACCTCAATAGGCAGTTTCATCAGAAAAACCAGTATTGATGAGCTTCCCCAGGTCTTTAATGTGCTTAAGGGGGACATGAGCCTTGTCGGCCCAAGACCTGAACGCCCTTTCTTCGTGGAGAAATTTCAAGAGGAGATTCCGCGCTACAATGTTAAGCATCAGGTACGTCCCGGCATAACCGGCTGGGCCCAGGTAAATGGTTTCAGAGGAGATACCTCCATAAGAAAAAGAATAGACTGTGACCTTTATTATATCGAGAACTGGACACTTGGGCTTGATTTTAAGATACTGTTTTTAACCTTCTTTAAGGGCTTTATCAATAAAAACGCTTATTAA
- the cdaA gene encoding diadenylate cyclase CdaA encodes METIVETISDYFTWLTLPAFKFTDVLEILILAFLIYNIIKWIKYTRAWTLFKGLLVLLAFSVFSAIMQFDVILWIIRNTISVGIIAFVILFQPELRRALEELGKRNIFPKFISLTDSDENDRFSDKTIEELVKASFELARNKTGALIVIEKDLSLTEYEKSGIPIDAVVSSQLLINIFEHNTPLHDGAVIMRGDRIVSATCYLPLSPNLSLSKELGTRHRAAVGVSEVTDSLTIIVSEETGKVSIAQDGRILRNVDGGRLKSELVKLQKLDAFAQETKLKWQKVKKHLFRNKQDGEL; translated from the coding sequence ATGGAAACGATTGTAGAAACGATAAGCGATTATTTTACGTGGCTTACCTTACCGGCATTTAAGTTTACAGATGTACTAGAAATACTTATTTTAGCTTTTTTGATTTACAATATCATCAAATGGATAAAGTATACCAGAGCCTGGACCTTGTTTAAGGGACTCCTGGTATTACTTGCCTTTTCTGTGTTTTCCGCTATCATGCAGTTTGATGTAATACTCTGGATTATACGGAATACTATCAGTGTCGGTATTATTGCATTTGTAATACTATTTCAGCCGGAACTAAGAAGAGCACTTGAAGAACTGGGCAAAAGAAACATATTTCCAAAGTTTATAAGTCTGACAGACTCCGATGAAAATGACAGATTTTCTGATAAGACGATAGAAGAGTTAGTGAAGGCTTCATTTGAACTTGCAAGAAATAAAACCGGTGCTCTCATAGTTATAGAAAAGGATTTGAGCCTTACCGAGTATGAAAAAAGCGGAATACCTATAGATGCAGTTGTAAGCAGCCAGTTGCTTATCAATATATTTGAGCATAACACACCTCTTCATGATGGAGCAGTTATCATGAGGGGGGATAGGATTGTATCTGCTACCTGTTACCTGCCACTATCTCCTAATCTTTCTCTTAGCAAAGAGCTTGGCACAAGACATAGGGCCGCTGTTGGAGTAAGTGAGGTGACAGATAGCTTAACTATCATAGTCTCTGAAGAGACCGGAAAGGTTTCTATAGCTCAAGATGGTAGAATATTAAGAAATGTTGATGGTGGAAGGCTCAAGTCTGAGCTTGTAAAACTTCAGAAGCTTGATGCTTTTGCACAGGAAACTAAGCTTAAATGGCAGAAGGTTAAAAAACATCTGTTTCGCAATAAGCAGGATGGAGAATTGTGA
- a CDS encoding NUDIX hydrolase, which produces MGKITNIKKQTDNRFLNIYELDNIHKSGRKGKYFVASRAKDIDSLKITTGKNNPDGVIIYALSGEDKDKVVLIRQYRYPINDYIYEFPAGLVEEGEDYSEAAGREIYEETGMRFTPISVPDGYNRPFFTTIGMTDESCATVFGYCDGEPSHEHQEDSEEIEIILADKDEVRRILKEEKIAIMTAYMLMHFIKDEEPFGFLKED; this is translated from the coding sequence ATGGGAAAGATAACTAACATAAAAAAACAGACGGATAACAGGTTCTTAAATATTTATGAACTGGATAATATTCATAAATCAGGCAGAAAGGGTAAGTATTTTGTTGCCTCTAGGGCAAAGGATATAGACAGCTTAAAAATCACAACAGGAAAAAACAATCCTGATGGTGTTATTATATATGCGCTTTCGGGAGAAGATAAGGACAAAGTTGTGCTAATCAGACAGTATAGGTATCCTATTAATGATTATATTTATGAATTTCCTGCAGGACTGGTTGAGGAGGGAGAAGACTATTCTGAGGCGGCAGGAAGGGAGATATACGAAGAAACCGGTATGAGATTTACTCCTATTTCTGTACCTGATGGCTATAACAGACCGTTTTTCACAACCATTGGGATGACAGATGAATCCTGTGCTACAGTATTTGGATATTGTGATGGAGAACCTTCCCACGAACACCAGGAGGATAGCGAAGAAATTGAGATTATCTTAGCTGATAAGGATGAGGTTAGAAGAATACTAAAGGAAGAGAAAATTGCAATAATGACAGCGTACATGCTTATGCACTTTATAAAGGATGAAGAGCCTTTTGGCTTTCTGAAGGAGGATTGA
- the sdaAB gene encoding L-serine ammonia-lyase, iron-sulfur-dependent subunit beta, with the protein MSVFEILGPIMVGPSSSHTAGACRIGLITAKLLGEKPVKAEIILSGSFAATGKGHGTDKALVAGLLGFEPDDMRIPDSFEMAKEMGLDFEFKNNEVKDAHPNTAIITAIGDKGREVCVQAASIGGGRIKVNKIDGIEVNFSGVLPTLIVNNIDAPGHVAAVTGTLSRSGFNIANMQLYRNKRGGTAVMIVEMDQKMSPELIKEVENLKGVLRVTYV; encoded by the coding sequence TTGAGCGTTTTTGAGATACTTGGACCTATTATGGTTGGTCCATCAAGCTCACATACAGCAGGAGCTTGTAGAATAGGGCTTATCACAGCCAAGCTGCTGGGTGAAAAGCCGGTAAAGGCAGAGATTATATTATCTGGTTCATTTGCAGCAACAGGCAAGGGACATGGAACTGACAAAGCGTTGGTTGCGGGTCTTTTGGGTTTTGAACCGGATGATATGAGGATACCTGATAGCTTTGAAATGGCAAAAGAGATGGGGCTTGACTTTGAGTTTAAGAATAATGAGGTCAAGGATGCCCACCCCAATACAGCGATAATTACAGCTATAGGAGATAAAGGCAGGGAAGTCTGTGTACAGGCGGCTTCCATAGGTGGAGGCAGAATTAAGGTAAATAAGATAGATGGCATTGAGGTCAATTTCTCAGGGGTGCTTCCTACCCTTATAGTGAATAATATAGACGCTCCCGGTCATGTGGCAGCAGTTACAGGGACTTTGTCAAGGAGTGGATTTAATATAGCCAATATGCAGCTCTACCGCAATAAAAGAGGCGGCACTGCAGTTATGATAGTGGAAATGGATCAGAAGATGTCACCTGAACTGATTAAAGAAGTTGAGAACCTGAAAGGAGTGCTTAGAGTAACCTATGTATGA